The following are from one region of the Populus trichocarpa isolate Nisqually-1 chromosome 8, P.trichocarpa_v4.1, whole genome shotgun sequence genome:
- the LOC18101890 gene encoding probable polygalacturonase → MKMPVAVLLLLALSIAIRIDAEESSEVCGFKPSLKPRPHSVSILEFGAVGDGKTLNTLAFQNAIFYLKSFTDKGGAQLYVPPGKWLTGSFSLTSHLTLFVEKGAVILGSQDPSHWDLVDPLPSYGRGIELPGKRYQSLINGDMLHDVVVTGDNGTIDGQGSVWWDWFESHSLNYSRPHLVEFTSSDYVVVSNLTFLNAPAYSIHPVYCSNVVVQNISVSAPGESPNTIGIVPDSSNNVCIEDSRIEVGYDAISLKSGWDEYGIAYDRPTTDVYIRRVYLQSSSGSSVAFGSEMSGGISNVHVEQVHIYNSFSGIEFRTTKGRGGYIKRIIISDVELKNTNTAFGAIGDCGSHPDDNFDPNAIPVLDQITLQGVIGSNITMAGNFTGLAESPFTSLCLFNVSLAIRNTLSPWTCSNVVGFSESVSPEPCPELESSSVCYSLLNSYGKSTDI, encoded by the exons ATGAAGATGCCA GTGGCAGTACTCTTGCTACTGGCACTGAGCATTGCCATTAGAATTGATGCAGAAGAGAGCAGCGAAGTGTGTGGTTTCAAACCAAGTTTAAAACCAAGACCACATAGTGTCTCCATCTTGGAGTTTGGTGCGGTTGGAGATGGGAAAACATTGAATACTCTTGCTTTTCAGAATGCCATTTTCTATCTCAAGTCATTTACAGACAAGGGTGGCGCTCAGCTTTATGTCCCACCTGGAAAATGGCTTACTGGAAGTTTCAGTCTTACCAGCCATCTCACACTATTCGTGGAAAAAGGTGCTGTCATTCTTGGATCTCAG GATCCATCCCATTGGGATCTTGTTGATCCCTTACCCTCATATGGTCGTGGGATTGAACTTCCTGGAAAAAGATATCAAAGTTTAATAAATGGAGATATGCTACACGATGTGGTAGTAACTG GTGACAATGGAACCATTGATGGTCAGGGTTCAGTTTGGTGGGATTGGTTCGAGTCCCATTCCTTGAACTACAGCCGCCCTCATCTTGTGGAATTTACATCGTCTGATTACGTAGTAGTTTCAAATCTTACCTTCTTGAATGCTCCTGCATATAGCATTCATCCAGTGTATTGCAG TAATGTGGTTGTTCAAAATATTTCAGTCTCTGCTCCTGGAGAATCCCCTAACACCATCGGCATAGTTCCAG ATTCTTCCAATAATGTGTGCATAGAGGACAGCCGCATCGAGGTTGGTTATGACGCGATTTCCCTCAAGAGTGGTTGGGATGAATACGGTATCGCGTACGATAGGCCTACAACAGATGTATACATAAGAAGGGTGTACCTTCAATCATCCTCAGGCTCGTCCGTAGCCTTTGGTAGTGAGATGTCTGGTGGCATTTCTAATGTGCATGTGGAGCAGGTCCACATATACAACTCATTTAGTGGCATTGAGTTTAGAACAACTAAGGGCAGAGGGGGTTATATTAAACGGATCATCATATCAgatgttgaattgaaaaataccaACACGGCATTTGGTGCCATTGGTGATTGTGGGTCACATCCGGATGACAATTTTGATCCTAATGCCATCCCAGTTCTCGACCAAATCACTTTGCAAGGTGTGATTGGTTCAAACATCACTATGGCTGGCAACTTCACGGGACTTGCAGAATCTCCTTTCACCTCTCTTTGTCTGTTTAATGTCTCCTTGGCAATTCGCAACACCTTATCTCCTTGGACATGCTCAAACGTTGTTGGCTTTTCAGAGTCTGTATCCCCAGAACCGTGTCCTGAACTCGAGAGCTCCTCAGTTTGCTATTCCCTCTTGAATTCTTACGGTAAATCCACAGACATATGA